A single region of the Ctenopharyngodon idella isolate HZGC_01 chromosome 21, HZGC01, whole genome shotgun sequence genome encodes:
- the rxfp3 gene encoding relaxin-3 receptor 1, translating into MQKTLEMQDERTEYASGSLPLSEYNASFVVNRTNLSWSDFQDLADLDKPDFMGDGSAVLRIMISIIYSVVCALGLIGNILVLYLMKSKQAWKKSCINLFVTSLAVTDFQFVLTLPFWAVENAMDFTWLFGKAMCKIVSYVTATNMYASVFFLTAMSVARYCSVASALKSRRRRLRFSAQWMTVIIWIAAVGAALPNAIFSTTATVSNEELCLVKFPDRSGDAQFWLGLYHAQKVLLGFLIPFGIITICYLLLLRFITNKNVNTSSAKRRSKVTKSVTIVVLSFFMCWLPNQALTAWGILIKLNVVHFSYEYYTTQVYIFPVTVCLAHSNSCLNPILYCLMRREFRKALKKLFWQITSPSVTNMRPFTASTKPEQDEHGPVLVPLSPAEPALIFYPPGAVMYNGRNDLLPNST; encoded by the coding sequence ATGCAGAAGACTCTCGAGATGCAAGACGAGCGCACAGAGTACGCGTCTGGAAGTCTCCCGTTAAGTGAATACAACGCGAGCTTCGTGGTCAACAGGACCAATCTCTCGTGGAGTGACTTTCAGGATCTAGCCGATTTGGATAAACCCGACTTTATGGGAGACGGATCTGCGGTCCTAAGAATAATGATCTCTATCATTTACTCGGTTGTGTGCGCACTGGGTTTAATCGGAAACATCCTCGTCCTCTATCTCATGAAATCTAAACAAGCATGGAAGAAGTCTTGCATCAACCTCTTTGTGACCAGTTTGGCGGTCActgactttcagtttgttttgacACTTCCTTTTTGGGCTGTGGAGAACGCCATGGATTTCACTTGGCTGTTTGGGAAGGCGATGTGTAAGATAGTGTCTTATGTCACGGCTACAAACATGTACGCCAGCGTGTTTTTCCTCACGGCTATGAGCGTCGCGAGATACTGCTCCGTGGCTTCGGCGTTAAAAAGTAGGAGGCGCCGGTTGCGTTTCTCCGCGCAGTGGATGACTGTCATCATCTGGATAGCAGCTGTCGGTGCCGCTCTGCCAAACGCAATATTTTCAACGACCGCCACCGTATCTAACGAGGAACTGTGTCTGGTGAAATTTCCAGACCGGAGCGGAGACGCGCAATTTTGGCTGGGTTTATACCACGCGCAAAAAGTACTTCTGGGGTTCCTCATACCGTTCGGAATAATCACGATTTGTTACCTGCTTCTTTTGCGCTTCATAACTAACAAAAATGTGAACACCTCAAGCGCTAAGAGAAGATCCAAAGTGACCAAATCTGTGACTATCGtcgttttgtcttttttcatgTGCTGGCTGCCGAATCAGGCGTTAACAGCGTGGGGTATCTTAATAAAACTCAATGTAGTGCACTTCAGTTACGAGTATTACACCACACAGGTGTACATCTTTCCAGTCACAGTCTGTTTGGCACATTCAAACAGCTGTCTCAATCCCATTCTGTACTGTTTGATGAGAAGGGAATTCAGAAAGGCGTTGAAAAAGCTATTTTGGCAAATTACATCGCCTTCTGTGACGAACATGAGACCGTTTACCGCCTCCACGAAGCCAGAGCAGGATGAACACGGTCCCGTGCTGGTTCCGCTCAGTCCTGCGGAGCCCGCGCTTATTTTCTATCCTCCGGGGGCTGTCATGTATAACGGAAGAAACGACCTTCTGCCTAACAGCACTTAA
- the LOC127503706 gene encoding granzyme K-like — translation MDACKYLIVYHFLAFTFFKVAACSEVSIIGGNDVKKLKSWMVSIQKDQRHVCGGILIQSQWVLTSAQCEEKPITSVTVLIGSLSLSKVSKGSQRVGILSYDKPKTFNARTKQDDIMLIKLNKKVKAKPQKIPKKEKDVPPGTKCVVTGWGTINSNVLEPSDKLQMLEVTVVDRDQCNRDYKRDIVITKDMMCAGNKQEKKGTCWGDSGGPLECKKNIVGMVSGSRGCANPKQPTVYTFLSKKHISWINSILKKQFNSTTF, via the exons ATGGATGCTTGCAAATATTTGATTGTGTATCACTTCCTGGCGTTTACCTTTTTCAAAGTAGCAG CTTGCTCTGAGGTGTCCATTATTGGAGGCAACGATGTCAAAAAACTTAAATCGTGGATGGTGTCCATTCAGAAGGACCAGAGACATGTGTGTGGGGGAATCCTCATTCAAAGCCAATGGGTTTTAACTTCAGCACAATGCGAAGA AAAACCCATTACATCTGTGACAGTTCTCATAGGATCTCTGTCTCTGAGTAAAGTGAGTAAAGGCTCTCAGCGCGTTGGCATCCTCAGTTATGACAAACCTAAAACATTCAATGCAAGGACTAAACAAGATGACATTATGCTCATTAAG CTAAACAAAAAAGTGAAAGCAAAACCCCAAAAAATCCCTAAAAAGGAAAAAGATGTTCCACCTGGAACAAAATGTGTTGTGACAGGTTGGGGAACTATCAATTCTAATGTCTTGGAACCTTCTGATAAACTGCAAATGTTAGAGGTGACAGTTGTGGACAGAGATCAGTGCAACCGTGACTACAAGAGAGATATTGTGATCACCAAAGACATGATGTGTGCAGGAAACAAGCAGGAAAAGAAAGGCACCTGTTGG gGAGATTCCGGTGGTCCTCTGGAATGTAAGAAAAACATTGTTGGAATGGTATCAGGGTCGAGAGGATGCGCTAATCCCAAGCAACCAACTGTGTACACATTTCTCTCCAAAAAACACATCTCCTGGATCAATAGCATACTGAAAAAGCAATTCAACAGCACAACTTTTTAA